In Rhodococcus sp. OK302, one genomic interval encodes:
- a CDS encoding ABC transporter ATP-binding protein encodes MSSHAQDIAARAVGLSKTYGTGDTQVHALSAVSADFARGEFTAIMGPSGSGKSTLMHCLAGLDSASSGSVLIGDTELTGLSDKQMTALRRDRIGFVFQAFNLVPTLTALENITLPLDIAGRKADPAWLDNVLTKLGLKDRLDHRPGELSGGQQQRVACARALAGQPEIIFGDEPTGNLDSRSSGEVLSILRSAVDEFGQTVVIVTHDPRAAAYADRVVFLADGKIVDELREPTADSVLDRMKRLDAPQVAVTVEAGA; translated from the coding sequence ATGAGTTCGCACGCCCAAGATATTGCGGCCCGCGCCGTAGGCCTGTCCAAGACGTACGGCACCGGGGACACCCAGGTACACGCACTCAGTGCTGTGTCCGCAGATTTTGCGCGTGGTGAGTTCACGGCCATCATGGGTCCGTCAGGTTCGGGAAAGTCGACGCTGATGCATTGCCTGGCGGGTCTGGACTCGGCCAGCTCGGGGTCCGTTCTGATCGGCGACACCGAGTTGACTGGGTTGTCGGACAAGCAGATGACGGCACTACGACGCGATCGCATCGGGTTCGTTTTTCAGGCATTCAACCTGGTACCGACATTGACGGCTCTCGAGAACATCACGTTGCCGCTCGATATCGCCGGCCGAAAGGCCGATCCGGCCTGGCTGGACAATGTGCTCACGAAGCTCGGTTTGAAGGATCGGTTGGACCATCGACCGGGCGAGTTGTCGGGCGGACAGCAGCAACGCGTGGCGTGTGCGAGGGCACTGGCAGGCCAGCCCGAGATCATCTTCGGGGACGAGCCGACGGGCAACCTCGATTCGCGTTCGTCGGGTGAGGTGCTGTCGATTCTTCGGTCAGCGGTCGACGAGTTCGGTCAGACCGTCGTCATCGTGACGCACGATCCGCGGGCGGCGGCTTATGCCGATCGTGTCGTTTTCCTGGCGGACGGCAAGATCGTCGACGAACTGCGTGAGCCGACGGCCGATTCCGTTCTCGATCGGATGAAGCGTCTGGATGCTCCGCAGGTTGCAGTCACAGTAGAAGCCGGAGCTTGA
- a CDS encoding long-chain-fatty-acid--CoA ligase — translation MSDAATAIIFDRLEHWAGVKPEEPAMAFQGTEYTWAQWHDRILRIAGALEEVGISAGDTVAFVDKNHLSCLEITYAASLLGAANAVPNWRLSGEELDYVLADCGARILFVGSELLPQVVAMRDRLTAVELIITVGSENDEFEPWVDDAIPLAARPMVSTDSTALILYSSGTTGRPKGVQLTHRNLFAHSTDILEILPARPDDHLLIAMPLFHVGGSCYAIMGIHAGGRCYFTREADGPSIFAGLAAGANIAFLVPPVIAGVLAAGDQAVGAFQALKRITYGAAPMPLPLLRAALAAWPDTEFIQVYGMTELAGVVTALMPDVHRDESQVERMASAGTPIPGVELRVVDPVTLEDVEAGATGELWWRSEQCTPGYLNKPEATAEAITPDGWLRSGDMGRADSEGFVFIEDRLKDMIITGGENVYSPEIERVLVEHPMIAEVAVIGVPDDRWGETVKAVVVLTPDAQITDTELITYTHGRLAKFKCPTSIDVVEILPRNPTGKILKRNLRKPYWDNRENKLV, via the coding sequence ATGTCCGACGCCGCCACTGCAATCATCTTCGACCGACTCGAGCACTGGGCCGGCGTCAAACCCGAAGAACCGGCGATGGCCTTCCAGGGAACCGAATACACGTGGGCCCAGTGGCATGACCGAATCCTGCGCATCGCCGGCGCACTCGAAGAAGTCGGTATCAGTGCCGGAGACACCGTCGCGTTTGTCGACAAGAATCATCTCTCCTGCCTCGAAATCACCTACGCCGCTTCCCTGCTCGGCGCCGCCAACGCCGTCCCCAACTGGCGACTCTCCGGCGAGGAACTCGATTACGTACTCGCAGATTGCGGCGCCCGAATCCTCTTCGTCGGCAGCGAACTACTCCCCCAGGTCGTTGCGATGCGCGACCGCTTGACGGCCGTCGAATTGATCATCACCGTCGGAAGCGAGAACGACGAGTTCGAACCCTGGGTCGACGACGCCATTCCACTGGCAGCCCGGCCGATGGTCAGCACCGACAGCACCGCCCTCATTCTCTACAGTTCCGGAACCACCGGACGCCCCAAGGGAGTTCAGCTCACCCACCGAAACCTGTTCGCGCACAGCACCGATATCCTCGAAATCCTGCCGGCACGGCCAGACGATCACCTCCTGATCGCGATGCCACTGTTCCACGTCGGCGGAAGTTGCTACGCCATCATGGGAATTCACGCCGGCGGACGCTGCTACTTCACCCGCGAAGCCGACGGCCCCTCGATATTCGCAGGCCTCGCGGCCGGTGCCAACATCGCGTTCCTGGTTCCCCCCGTCATCGCCGGTGTCCTGGCGGCCGGCGATCAAGCCGTCGGCGCATTCCAAGCGTTGAAACGCATCACCTACGGCGCTGCGCCCATGCCCCTTCCGTTGTTACGCGCAGCACTCGCCGCCTGGCCCGACACCGAATTCATCCAGGTCTACGGCATGACCGAACTGGCCGGCGTCGTCACCGCCCTCATGCCCGACGTGCACCGTGACGAATCGCAAGTCGAACGCATGGCCTCAGCCGGCACTCCCATTCCCGGCGTCGAATTGCGCGTCGTCGATCCCGTCACCCTCGAAGACGTCGAAGCTGGGGCCACCGGAGAACTCTGGTGGCGGTCGGAGCAGTGCACACCGGGATACCTGAACAAGCCCGAGGCCACTGCCGAAGCAATCACGCCCGACGGCTGGCTGCGCAGCGGGGACATGGGCCGAGCAGATTCAGAAGGGTTCGTCTTCATCGAGGACCGACTCAAGGACATGATCATCACCGGCGGCGAAAACGTCTACTCACCTGAAATTGAACGAGTCCTCGTCGAACACCCGATGATCGCCGAAGTCGCCGTCATCGGCGTCCCCGACGACCGCTGGGGTGAGACCGTCAAGGCCGTCGTCGTCCTCACCCCGGACGCACAGATCACCGACACCGAACTGATTACCTACACACATGGACGGCTCGCAAAGTTCAAGTGCCCGACCAGCATCGACGTCGTCGAAATCCTTCCACGTAACCCAACCGGAAAGATACTCAAGCGGAACCTCCGCAAGCCCTACTGGGACAACCGCGAAAACAAGTTGGTCTGA
- a CDS encoding YchJ family protein, translated as MTSRRPTRFDPSALTPASPCPCGSGNPLGECCGRYLSGHATAPTAETLMRSRYTAFAVLDAEYLLRTWYSDHRPSTLDLDPDQHWTRLEILDTERGSLFDSEGIVEFRAHYSFGREHGILHERSRFERIDGQWLYVDGDIG; from the coding sequence GTGACTTCGCGCCGCCCCACTCGATTCGACCCGTCCGCCCTCACCCCGGCGTCTCCCTGCCCCTGCGGGAGCGGGAATCCGTTGGGCGAGTGCTGCGGCCGATACCTCTCCGGACACGCCACCGCACCCACAGCCGAAACACTGATGCGTTCGCGATATACGGCTTTTGCCGTACTCGATGCCGAATATCTGCTGAGGACTTGGTATTCCGACCACCGACCGTCGACGCTGGATCTGGACCCCGACCAGCACTGGACTCGGCTCGAGATCTTGGACACCGAACGCGGCAGCCTGTTCGATTCCGAAGGCATCGTAGAGTTCCGCGCCCACTACTCTTTCGGACGGGAACACGGAATTCTCCACGAGCGCAGCAGGTTCGAACGGATCGACGGCCAGTGGCTCTACGTCGACGGCGATATCGGTTAG
- a CDS encoding AMIN-like domain-containing (lipo)protein — protein MTTNRTRSFAAIAAIAVGVSLTACSQETVATPTAATSSASPTTSSGATPEPAPTDSSDKTSAAVSESRLTVTDVRIGAHENFDRVVYEMGGTGTPGWRVKYVDSAVQDGSGKPMNVAGGAIIQVLIDGSAYPFDSGVEQYSGPNPVPGAAGGVVTEVNGSSVFEGVTQSFIGVTEKRPFSVTTLSDPVRVVVDVAR, from the coding sequence ATGACAACGAACCGGACGAGATCATTTGCCGCCATCGCTGCCATCGCAGTAGGTGTAAGCCTTACCGCATGCTCGCAGGAAACCGTCGCGACACCGACCGCAGCGACATCCTCGGCCTCCCCGACCACCAGTTCGGGCGCCACGCCAGAACCTGCTCCGACGGACAGTTCGGACAAAACCTCGGCAGCAGTGTCCGAATCAAGGCTGACTGTCACTGATGTCCGGATCGGCGCACACGAGAACTTCGACCGTGTCGTGTACGAAATGGGCGGTACCGGAACGCCCGGATGGCGCGTCAAGTACGTCGACTCAGCAGTTCAGGACGGTAGCGGCAAGCCCATGAACGTCGCGGGCGGCGCAATTATCCAGGTACTGATCGACGGATCCGCCTACCCGTTCGACAGTGGCGTGGAGCAGTACTCCGGACCCAACCCCGTTCCCGGAGCTGCCGGTGGCGTCGTCACCGAGGTCAACGGATCCTCGGTATTCGAAGGCGTAACCCAGTCGTTCATCGGCGTCACCGAGAAGCGTCCCTTCTCCGTGACAACACTGTCCGACCCTGTCCGAGTCGTGGTCGACGTAGCCCGGTAA
- a CDS encoding ABC transporter ATP-binding protein, with protein MSMELTARNAMYNAMHGQEDRRPFSKKALKRIATFAVPQKRNLSWFLVLSVVTAALAVATPVLAGDVVNAIVGGDAVSVVVTLAGLIALVALLEAALGLLTRWLSASIGEDLILHLRTAVFDHVQKMPIAFFTRTRTGALVSRLNNDVIGAQRAFSNTLSGVVSNLVTLVITLVVMLGISWQITLLALLLLPIFVIPARRMGARLAALSREAANHNSAMSTQMTERFSAPGATLVKLFGRPTQESTEFAVRARRVRNIGVRTAMLQSVFVTALTLVSALALALVYGLGGYYALRGQLDAGAVVSMALLLTRLYSPLTALASARMDVMSALVSFERVFEVLDLAPLITEKPDAGVVPDGPVSVEFKNVKFAYPSADKVSLASLEEVAILDNRGGEDVLHELSFRTEAGQMVALVGTSGAGKSTIAQMIPRLYDVDSGSVELGGVDVRDLTTDSIRETVGMVTQDGHLFHESLRSNLLLARPSATEEELSEVLERARLTSLVASLPDGLETVVGERGYRLSGGERQRLTIARLLLAQPRVVILDEATAHLDSTSEAAVQEALGEALAGRTAVVIAHRLSTIRAADLILVVEAGRIIERGTHTELLAHSGRYAELYRTQFDTGSKQSDLEPSVV; from the coding sequence ATGAGTATGGAATTAACCGCGCGGAACGCGATGTACAACGCGATGCACGGGCAGGAAGACAGACGGCCGTTCTCCAAGAAGGCGCTCAAGCGTATCGCGACATTCGCGGTCCCCCAGAAGCGCAACCTGAGTTGGTTTCTCGTACTCAGCGTGGTTACCGCCGCACTGGCCGTCGCCACCCCGGTGCTGGCCGGCGACGTGGTCAACGCGATCGTGGGTGGCGACGCCGTCAGCGTTGTCGTGACCCTGGCCGGGCTGATCGCACTGGTGGCTCTGCTCGAAGCAGCTCTCGGGCTGCTGACGCGATGGCTCTCCGCAAGTATCGGTGAAGACCTGATCCTCCATCTGCGGACCGCAGTGTTCGACCACGTCCAGAAGATGCCCATCGCATTCTTCACCCGGACTCGTACGGGCGCACTCGTCAGCCGACTCAACAACGATGTGATCGGTGCGCAGCGCGCGTTCAGCAATACGCTGTCCGGCGTGGTCAGTAACTTGGTCACCTTGGTGATCACGCTTGTTGTCATGCTCGGAATTTCTTGGCAGATCACTCTGCTGGCCCTGCTGTTGCTACCGATATTCGTGATCCCGGCCAGGCGCATGGGCGCAAGACTCGCGGCTCTCAGTCGTGAAGCCGCCAATCACAATTCGGCCATGAGCACTCAGATGACGGAACGCTTCTCGGCGCCGGGTGCAACTCTGGTCAAACTCTTCGGCCGTCCGACGCAGGAATCCACCGAGTTCGCGGTCCGAGCCCGACGGGTCCGTAACATCGGCGTCCGTACCGCAATGCTGCAGTCCGTCTTTGTCACCGCGCTGACGCTTGTCTCGGCACTGGCCCTTGCACTCGTCTACGGCCTCGGCGGCTACTACGCATTGCGCGGGCAGTTGGATGCCGGCGCCGTTGTCTCGATGGCATTACTACTCACTCGGCTGTACTCACCCCTGACCGCACTCGCCAGTGCACGCATGGACGTCATGAGCGCCCTCGTCAGTTTCGAGCGTGTCTTCGAAGTTCTCGACCTGGCACCACTCATCACCGAAAAACCTGATGCGGGTGTCGTTCCCGACGGACCGGTATCCGTCGAATTCAAGAACGTGAAATTTGCCTACCCGTCCGCGGACAAGGTCTCTCTCGCCTCACTCGAGGAAGTAGCGATCCTCGACAACCGTGGAGGCGAGGACGTTCTCCACGAACTGTCATTCCGCACCGAAGCCGGTCAGATGGTGGCGCTCGTCGGCACATCCGGCGCCGGAAAGTCGACTATCGCTCAGATGATTCCGCGCCTCTACGACGTCGATTCCGGTTCTGTCGAACTCGGTGGGGTCGACGTCCGCGATCTGACCACCGATTCCATTCGGGAAACCGTCGGCATGGTCACCCAGGACGGGCACCTGTTCCACGAAAGTCTGCGATCCAACCTGCTGCTCGCCCGCCCCAGTGCCACGGAGGAAGAGTTGAGCGAGGTGTTGGAGCGGGCAAGGCTCACCAGCCTCGTTGCGTCCTTACCCGACGGACTCGAAACCGTTGTCGGCGAACGCGGATACCGGTTGTCCGGCGGTGAGCGTCAACGTCTGACCATTGCTCGGTTGCTCTTGGCTCAGCCGAGAGTCGTCATCCTCGACGAAGCCACCGCCCACCTGGACTCGACATCCGAGGCTGCAGTTCAGGAAGCCCTGGGCGAAGCTCTTGCCGGGCGCACCGCAGTCGTGATCGCGCACCGACTCTCCACCATCCGCGCCGCCGACCTGATTCTGGTCGTCGAAGCCGGACGGATCATCGAGCGCGGTACTCACACCGAACTTCTCGCCCACAGCGGTCGGTACGCCGAGCTGTACCGCACTCAATTCGATACCGGCAGTAAGCAATCCGATCTCGAACCGAGCGTCGTCTGA
- a CDS encoding DEAD/DEAH box helicase: MSDIERDPEPPTFADLDIDDRVLKALSDVGYESPSPIQAATIPPLLEGKDVVGLAQTGTGKTAAFAIPVLSRIDTTVKQTQALVLAPTRELALQVAEAFGKYSAHIPGLNVLPIYGGQSYGVQLSGLRRGAHVVVGTPGRVIDHLEKGTLDLTNLAYLVLDEADEMLKMGFQEDVERILRDTPSQKQVALFSATMPGSIRRISKQYLNNPVEITVKSKTSTASNINQRYIQVAHQRKLDALTRVLEVEAFEAMIIFVRTKQATEELAEKLRARGHSAAAINGDIVQTQRERTIGQLKNGALDILVATDVAARGLDVERISHVVNYDIPHDTESYVHRIGRTGRAGRQGDALLFVAPRERHLLKSIEKATRQPLAEMQLPSVDDVNAQRVSKFGDSITESLASENLALFRKMIEDYDQEHDVPLIDIAAALAVQSRDGDAFLLAPEPPAPPRREREPREPRPPRKFDDREAPRSRGPEGQELATYRIAVGKRHRVVPGAIVGAIANEGGLRRSDFGHISIRPDHSIVELPADLSNETLEALRRTRISGVLIQLQPDFGPPQGRPAGGRGGRDDRRGGGRDRFED; this comes from the coding sequence ATGAGTGATATTGAGCGTGACCCCGAACCCCCAACATTTGCCGACCTCGACATCGATGATCGGGTACTGAAGGCACTGTCTGACGTGGGCTACGAGTCGCCCTCGCCGATCCAGGCTGCCACCATTCCTCCGCTGCTCGAAGGCAAGGATGTCGTCGGACTTGCCCAGACCGGCACCGGCAAGACAGCGGCATTCGCCATTCCTGTCCTGTCGCGTATCGATACGACGGTGAAGCAGACTCAGGCACTGGTGCTTGCTCCTACCCGTGAGCTCGCACTGCAGGTAGCCGAGGCTTTCGGCAAGTACTCCGCCCACATCCCCGGGCTGAATGTCCTGCCGATCTACGGTGGCCAGAGCTACGGCGTTCAGCTGTCCGGCTTGCGCCGCGGCGCGCACGTCGTCGTCGGTACGCCGGGCCGTGTCATCGACCACCTCGAGAAGGGCACTCTCGACCTGACCAATCTCGCCTACCTCGTTCTCGACGAGGCCGACGAGATGCTGAAGATGGGTTTCCAGGAGGACGTCGAGCGCATCCTCCGTGACACTCCCAGCCAGAAGCAGGTCGCACTGTTCTCTGCGACGATGCCCGGATCCATCCGCCGCATCTCGAAGCAGTACCTGAACAACCCGGTCGAGATCACCGTCAAGTCCAAGACGTCGACGGCCTCGAACATCAATCAGCGCTACATCCAGGTTGCGCATCAGCGCAAGCTCGACGCCCTGACTCGTGTCCTCGAGGTCGAAGCTTTCGAAGCGATGATCATCTTCGTTCGCACCAAGCAGGCAACCGAAGAGTTGGCCGAGAAGCTTCGCGCTCGCGGGCATTCTGCTGCTGCTATCAACGGCGACATCGTCCAGACGCAGCGTGAGCGGACCATCGGTCAGCTCAAGAACGGTGCCCTCGACATCCTCGTGGCCACCGACGTTGCCGCCCGCGGTCTCGACGTCGAGCGCATCTCGCACGTCGTCAACTACGACATCCCGCACGACACCGAGTCCTACGTGCACCGCATCGGCCGTACCGGTCGTGCGGGCCGTCAGGGTGACGCGTTGCTGTTCGTCGCTCCGCGTGAGCGTCATCTGCTCAAGTCCATCGAGAAGGCGACGCGTCAGCCGCTTGCCGAGATGCAGTTGCCCAGCGTCGACGACGTCAACGCTCAGCGTGTCTCCAAATTCGGCGATTCCATCACCGAGAGCCTGGCGTCCGAGAATCTGGCGTTGTTCCGCAAGATGATCGAAGATTACGACCAGGAACACGACGTTCCGCTCATCGACATCGCGGCAGCGCTCGCCGTGCAGTCACGTGACGGCGACGCATTCCTTCTTGCTCCCGAGCCGCCGGCACCGCCGCGTCGTGAGCGTGAGCCTCGCGAGCCGCGCCCGCCGCGCAAGTTCGACGATCGTGAAGCTCCGCGTTCGCGTGGACCCGAGGGTCAGGAATTGGCGACGTACCGCATTGCGGTCGGTAAGCGTCACCGTGTTGTTCCGGGTGCCATTGTCGGTGCTATCGCCAACGAGGGTGGCTTGCGTCGAAGCGACTTCGGGCACATCAGCATTCGTCCCGATCACAGCATCGTCGAGTTGCCGGCAGATCTGTCCAACGAGACCCTCGAGGCCCTTCGTCGGACTCGTATCTCCGGTGTCCTGATCCAGCTGCAGCCTGATTTCGGACCGCCGCAGGGCCGTCCGGCCGGCGGCCGTGGTGGTCGTGATGACCGTCGCGGTGGCGGACGCGATCGCTTCGAAGACTGA
- a CDS encoding carbon-nitrogen hydrolase family protein has protein sequence MTADTLTPPSRTVVAVAQFAPGMDKAANLDALRSLAVEAAAQGAKVVVAPEYSMYTAPRTDERLIDTAEDLDGTFGSGLAAIAADLGIFLVAGMNERLRNVSRISNTLVAMSPGGELVAIYRKVHLYDAFGYLESAVIEPGEIDEPQTFSCEGLTFGLQTCYDLRFPEVTRRIVDAGADVLLLPAQWVPGPLKEDHWTTLIRARAIENTMYIAAADQSARGGAGASMIVDPMGVVLCSLGEQVGVASARVSSSRIDEVRQKNPALALRRFTVIER, from the coding sequence ATGACCGCGGACACCCTCACACCCCCCTCACGGACCGTCGTTGCCGTTGCACAGTTTGCTCCCGGCATGGACAAGGCGGCGAACCTCGACGCACTGCGTTCGCTTGCCGTCGAAGCCGCTGCTCAGGGCGCAAAAGTGGTAGTCGCACCGGAGTACTCCATGTATACCGCGCCCCGTACCGACGAGCGTCTGATCGACACTGCCGAAGACCTTGACGGCACGTTCGGGTCGGGTCTGGCTGCTATCGCAGCGGACCTCGGAATCTTCCTCGTGGCCGGGATGAACGAGCGACTGCGCAACGTGAGCAGAATCTCCAACACCCTTGTCGCGATGAGCCCGGGAGGCGAACTTGTCGCCATCTACCGAAAAGTGCATCTCTACGACGCGTTCGGATATCTGGAATCGGCAGTAATCGAACCCGGAGAGATCGACGAGCCGCAGACCTTCAGCTGCGAAGGCCTGACCTTCGGATTACAGACCTGCTACGACCTCCGATTCCCCGAGGTGACTCGGCGAATTGTCGACGCCGGCGCCGACGTTCTCCTTCTTCCGGCCCAGTGGGTACCCGGCCCGCTGAAGGAAGATCACTGGACGACCCTGATCCGTGCCCGAGCCATCGAGAACACCATGTACATCGCAGCCGCAGACCAGAGCGCGCGCGGCGGAGCCGGCGCAAGCATGATCGTCGACCCCATGGGTGTTGTGCTCTGTTCACTCGGCGAGCAGGTCGGCGTCGCGTCGGCACGTGTCTCGAGCTCGCGAATCGACGAGGTTCGTCAGAAGAATCCGGCTCTCGCATTGCGCCGGTTCACAGTTATCGAACGGTGA
- a CDS encoding phosphoribosyltransferase has product MAQYRDRCAAGQTLAGWLDPAQLLDPVVLGLPRGGVPVAAEVATALHAPLDIIVVRKLGSPRNPELALGAIGEGDVRVLNHDVIAAERVSPEVLRRIERTERTELQRRAHVLRNRRTPLSLVGRTAVIVDDGMATGASAAVAAQCAREQGAASVIVAVPIASPEAMRLLEYLTDAVVCPYVPPLLGGVGAAFEDFHQLTDAEVVNLLEQ; this is encoded by the coding sequence ATGGCACAGTATCGAGATCGATGTGCGGCCGGACAAACACTCGCCGGCTGGCTGGACCCTGCACAATTACTCGACCCCGTAGTCCTCGGACTCCCTCGTGGAGGTGTTCCCGTCGCGGCCGAGGTCGCGACCGCCCTGCACGCACCGCTCGACATCATCGTCGTGCGCAAACTCGGGTCTCCCCGAAATCCTGAACTCGCTCTCGGCGCGATCGGCGAAGGCGACGTCCGCGTACTCAACCACGACGTGATCGCAGCCGAGCGAGTCTCGCCCGAAGTGCTGCGACGGATCGAGCGCACCGAACGCACGGAACTCCAGCGACGAGCGCATGTTCTCCGAAACCGTCGTACCCCGCTCTCGCTCGTCGGCAGAACCGCCGTCATCGTCGACGACGGAATGGCAACGGGAGCAAGCGCTGCGGTCGCGGCCCAATGCGCTCGCGAACAAGGTGCTGCCAGCGTGATCGTGGCTGTACCGATCGCTTCGCCCGAGGCGATGCGCCTGCTCGAGTACTTGACCGACGCCGTTGTCTGTCCGTACGTCCCGCCTCTGCTCGGCGGCGTCGGGGCGGCTTTCGAAGATTTCCACCAGTTGACCGACGCCGAGGTCGTCAACCTCCTCGAACAGTAG
- a CDS encoding heme peroxidase — MSISTDTVDAVAAACRDRLGDPSAWVASDAYRASLALCIIESVQSSSGHSEVAVVDRYLAYRQARDKNPVTDGSRELLRTFEEAGSSDQWAGKIGSYKRRYSATGVPIEARHIQQVAEKLHYLHIESVEDLLSAANSDHTLNAVRQAWADACGDDAEVTWAHLLMLAGIPHTDLGTAADTFIGTTLGSAERPANTAEILAATAEQLGVEPDRLDYAIRRWLSLHGRSLDHAA; from the coding sequence GTGAGCATCTCGACAGATACCGTCGACGCAGTCGCAGCAGCGTGCCGCGACCGACTGGGCGACCCATCCGCCTGGGTGGCTTCGGATGCATACCGAGCGAGTCTCGCGCTGTGCATCATCGAATCGGTGCAGTCGAGCAGCGGACACAGCGAAGTTGCTGTCGTCGATCGCTATCTGGCCTACCGCCAAGCCCGCGACAAGAACCCCGTCACCGACGGTTCGCGCGAACTCCTGCGAACGTTCGAGGAGGCCGGAAGTTCGGACCAATGGGCCGGCAAGATCGGCTCGTACAAACGGCGCTACAGCGCGACCGGCGTTCCGATCGAGGCGCGTCATATTCAGCAGGTTGCCGAGAAACTTCACTACCTCCACATCGAATCCGTCGAGGACCTTCTCTCGGCCGCCAATTCCGATCACACACTCAACGCGGTTCGCCAGGCCTGGGCCGACGCCTGTGGCGACGACGCTGAAGTGACCTGGGCGCACCTCCTGATGTTGGCGGGCATTCCGCACACCGATCTCGGCACCGCCGCCGACACGTTCATCGGCACGACCTTGGGCTCTGCCGAACGCCCGGCGAACACCGCAGAAATCCTTGCAGCAACCGCTGAGCAACTCGGCGTTGAACCTGACCGACTGGACTACGCAATCAGGCGCTGGCTCTCGCTTCACGGACGGTCACTGGACCACGCGGCATAA